Proteins co-encoded in one Manis pentadactyla isolate mManPen7 chromosome 17, mManPen7.hap1, whole genome shotgun sequence genomic window:
- the CBY2 gene encoding protein chibby homolog 2 isoform X2 has product MSPPECSECFGDHRLRRTYTWHLTLRGTAEPFLRLLNLYPTPRCARQATLPRLSRRVVSQHSYPLNCFSSVPLDPLEHPTSQADLELDYNPPRVQLSDEMFVFQDRRWVSKNRRLQSSYFSPSSSFHHKLQPKRLSRELLLRDENKALCQENKILQSFWEEHKTTLGWEESRASSPLLPKDSTSLEAAKKDPALQMHRSKEDGTLQLLRGENCAPKQLLEQRRAYWAQVGKTTPAEEDRRAPLLHEEPHSPRLLPDQGPGLSSPSEEPKPWDLQEDPKTLRALREMVNNLSSSSRQEESRGGPGLPDGGQSLELLREMNQVRQALQSLQEENQNVQALQEEHRALHVLREEHRAFREESRALWENNTLQLQQRLVIDTVTEVPTRMQTLVEELSALTPARSKEPKKPSRV; this is encoded by the coding sequence AGGGGCACAGCTGAGCCCTTCCTGAGGCTCCTCAACTTGTACCCAACCCCACGCTGTGCCAGGCAGGCCACCCTGCCCAGGCTGAGCCGCAGGGTGGTCAGCCAGCATTCCTACCCACTGAATTGCTTCTCCTCTGTGCCCTTGGACCCCTTGGAGCACCCCACCTCCCAGGCAGACCTTGAGCTGGATTACAATCCTCCCCGTGTGCAGCTCAGCGATGAGATGTTCGTCTTCCAGGACCGGAGGTGGGTGAGCAAAAACCGCCGCCTGCAGtcctcctacttctccccctcctcctccttccaccACAAGCTGCAGCCCAAGAGGCTGTCCAGGGAGCTCCTGCTGCGGGACGAGAACAAGGCCCTCTGCCAGGAGAACAAGATCCTGCAGAGCTTCTGGGAGGAGCACAAGACCACTCTGGGCTGGGAGGAGAGCAGGGCCTCCTCGCCACTGCTGCCCAAGGACAGCACGTCCCTGGAGGCGGCGAAGAAGGACCCGGCCCTGCAGATGCACCGCAGCAAGGAGGACGGCACCCTTCAGCTCCTCAGGGGGGAGAACTGTGCCCCGAAGcagctgcttgagcagagaagggcCTACTGGGCCCAGGTGGGGAAGACGACCCCTGCTGAGGAGGACAGGCGGGCCCCCCTGCTCCACGAGGAGCCCCACAGCCCCAGGCTGCTGCCGGACCAGGGCCCAggcctctcttctccctctgagGAGCCAAAGCCCTGGGACCTGCAGGAGGACCCCAAGACGCTCCGTGCCCTGCGTGAGATGGTCAACAACCTCTCTTCGTCTTCCAGGCAGGAGGAAAGCAGAGGCGGCCCTGGCCTGCCTGACGGGGGCCAGTCGCTGGAGCTGCTGAGAGAGATGAACCAGGTGAGGCAGGCCCTGCAGTCCCTGCAGGAGGAGAACCAGAACGTGCAGGCCCTGCAGGAGGAGCACAGGGCCCTGCACGTGCTGCGTGAGGAGCACAGGGCTTTCCGGGAGGAGAGCAGGGCCCTGTGGGAGAACAACACGCTGCAGCTGCAGCAGAGGCTGGTCATCGACACAGTGACAGAGGTCCCCACCAGGATGCAGACGCTCGTCGAGGAACTCTCTGCCTTAACGCCGGCCAGGAGCAAGGAACCCAAAAAGCCCAGCAGGGTCTGA
- the CBY2 gene encoding protein chibby homolog 2 isoform X1, with product MSPPECSECFGDHRLRRTYTWHLTLHSQPNIIRDTRPESLEIPVNVILPQRGTAEPFLRLLNLYPTPRCARQATLPRLSRRVVSQHSYPLNCFSSVPLDPLEHPTSQADLELDYNPPRVQLSDEMFVFQDRRWVSKNRRLQSSYFSPSSSFHHKLQPKRLSRELLLRDENKALCQENKILQSFWEEHKTTLGWEESRASSPLLPKDSTSLEAAKKDPALQMHRSKEDGTLQLLRGENCAPKQLLEQRRAYWAQVGKTTPAEEDRRAPLLHEEPHSPRLLPDQGPGLSSPSEEPKPWDLQEDPKTLRALREMVNNLSSSSRQEESRGGPGLPDGGQSLELLREMNQVRQALQSLQEENQNVQALQEEHRALHVLREEHRAFREESRALWENNTLQLQQRLVIDTVTEVPTRMQTLVEELSALTPARSKEPKKPSRV from the exons CACTCACAGCCAAACATTATAAGAGATACCAGACCTGAAAGCCTAGAAATTCCAGTCAATGTGATTCTACCTCAG AGGGGCACAGCTGAGCCCTTCCTGAGGCTCCTCAACTTGTACCCAACCCCACGCTGTGCCAGGCAGGCCACCCTGCCCAGGCTGAGCCGCAGGGTGGTCAGCCAGCATTCCTACCCACTGAATTGCTTCTCCTCTGTGCCCTTGGACCCCTTGGAGCACCCCACCTCCCAGGCAGACCTTGAGCTGGATTACAATCCTCCCCGTGTGCAGCTCAGCGATGAGATGTTCGTCTTCCAGGACCGGAGGTGGGTGAGCAAAAACCGCCGCCTGCAGtcctcctacttctccccctcctcctccttccaccACAAGCTGCAGCCCAAGAGGCTGTCCAGGGAGCTCCTGCTGCGGGACGAGAACAAGGCCCTCTGCCAGGAGAACAAGATCCTGCAGAGCTTCTGGGAGGAGCACAAGACCACTCTGGGCTGGGAGGAGAGCAGGGCCTCCTCGCCACTGCTGCCCAAGGACAGCACGTCCCTGGAGGCGGCGAAGAAGGACCCGGCCCTGCAGATGCACCGCAGCAAGGAGGACGGCACCCTTCAGCTCCTCAGGGGGGAGAACTGTGCCCCGAAGcagctgcttgagcagagaagggcCTACTGGGCCCAGGTGGGGAAGACGACCCCTGCTGAGGAGGACAGGCGGGCCCCCCTGCTCCACGAGGAGCCCCACAGCCCCAGGCTGCTGCCGGACCAGGGCCCAggcctctcttctccctctgagGAGCCAAAGCCCTGGGACCTGCAGGAGGACCCCAAGACGCTCCGTGCCCTGCGTGAGATGGTCAACAACCTCTCTTCGTCTTCCAGGCAGGAGGAAAGCAGAGGCGGCCCTGGCCTGCCTGACGGGGGCCAGTCGCTGGAGCTGCTGAGAGAGATGAACCAGGTGAGGCAGGCCCTGCAGTCCCTGCAGGAGGAGAACCAGAACGTGCAGGCCCTGCAGGAGGAGCACAGGGCCCTGCACGTGCTGCGTGAGGAGCACAGGGCTTTCCGGGAGGAGAGCAGGGCCCTGTGGGAGAACAACACGCTGCAGCTGCAGCAGAGGCTGGTCATCGACACAGTGACAGAGGTCCCCACCAGGATGCAGACGCTCGTCGAGGAACTCTCTGCCTTAACGCCGGCCAGGAGCAAGGAACCCAAAAAGCCCAGCAGGGTCTGA